The sequence below is a genomic window from Phaeodactylum tricornutum CCAP 1055/1 chromosome 27, whole genome shotgun sequence.
GCAAATTAGATTGAAAATATCAGCCGAGCTGGACGGCGTCGTAATTATCCTTTGTCTGTGAGTATTGGGAAGGGGAAATTCACTGATGTTATCCGGTCTCAAAAAGGCCggcaaaatcactaatccggaCAAATCCTAGATTTCCTAGCTGTAAGTAGCAAAGCTGGGTCGCGAGTGGATACCTAAAGAGCGACAATTTTGCGCGCACTGTCGTTTATATTGTTaaatacttacagttaatgtaatATACATATTTGTCATTACTGCTTGAGATCATTACATCTACCCATTCcatcattttcgttgtcaGGAATATTGGCCGTGGAAGAGCTTTTACCGCAAGAACACAAGACAGGGCATGCGGAGTGGCTGGGCACATACAGTACACTTGCCCAAAGTCAAACACTGAATGAAGACATTTGATTCATACAAAACATGCTTTGTAATATGCTGAGTCTGAGGCCAAACTATCTTACATTTAAAAAGGTTAAGAAACTCATACTTGTTTCCTAATAGGAAACTATTGTAGCATTGCACTGACAAATGCGTCAACAAATGTAAACAAAAGCACATTGACGGGAGCATCAATAGAAAGAAATCGCTCTGGTGGGAATCTTTCTGGGAAACACTGGTATTTAAGTCAAAGTCGTATCCACCGAGAACGCTACTAACTTGGACCTAGCGCCAAACAATAGCTCTTTGGACGGGACGGGTGGCAATGCGGACACCAAGACTGCGTCCACAATCCAATACATCGCTGTGATCTTGTCGCCCTTGGTATCCTCCATGCCGTTACTGTCTCCATCGGACCCTCCAGTGTCCCCTCGCTAATACCTTCCCGACTGCCTTCCACTCAAAAGTCCTCATCACCTCCAGGTAGTTCCAGTGCCTTGTCATCGGGAGTGCCTTCGAGCGCAACGTCGGCTACGCTGTCGTCAAATCCTTCGATTGCACCGTTGTTGAAAGCGTTGGGTATTCCATTGGCTTCACCGTCCTTGCAACCTTTGTCATTGCCGTCGGAAAGGCCGCCCAGTATGCCTTTGGAAGCCCCGTCGCTATTTCCATATCCCTTTACGCTGACCCAAACCCTAATCTTCTGATGCCACATTAAAAGAAAGTTACACCGTTAAAAGTGAATTGTGCGTAGGATACCAGTACTCGGAATCCGCTTCGACGTCTTCGTATGCCATCGCGTAAAAATTGCACACTTCGAAGAGACCTCACGACAGAGAGAAGAAGGCAAACAAATCGACTTAtgttcgttttctttgcATCTTCGAGATTCATGCCGAGGAGTCGCTTTTCTAGCGCTTCACTGTCATGCAACAGGTAAACTCGATTGATGGCTGCCTGAGTCTTCCTCGAATTCTCTTTTCCAGCATGAAATCTTTGGCCGGAAATCGATTTTACCGGTCTATTTGACTTTTTTTCAATGATAGCCCTGAGTGAATTTTAAAGATCCGATACCGCAGAGAGCTCTTGGATACAATGCGAACTGTTCCAGACATTGCGATGATTGAAAAGTGGAAAAGTCGTCACCTGAAGGGGAGCTTATAAAACGACAGCCACTCTTCAACGATCTTCCCGAAAAGCTAGCTTTCCATTTTGAGACCGATATCATCATGAGCGTTGACATGagtccttttctttggataGCCGTCCTCGGAGGTATCTGTGGCTTTGGTTACGGGTTCTTTATCGGCGCGAACGACGTTGCAAacgcttttgcttcttccgtgTCCTCCAAGTCTGTAACTTTGAAGCAAGCCGTCATCATCGCTAGTATCTTCGAGTTTTCGGGGGCCTTTTTTCTCGGAGCTTCTGTTACGGGTACAATTCGATCCAAGATTATCGACATCAACCTCTACATTGACGAGCCTGAGCTTCTCATGTTCGGTATGTTCACGTCCTTGCTCTCGGCCGTCATTATGTTGGCCATCGCGACACGATTCGGTCTCCCCGTGTCCACTACGCACGACATTGTTGGCTGCATCATGGGCTTTTCAATTGCCGCCAAAGGCTTCGACTCGGTAGACTGGGATGTGGCTCGCAAGCTGTTCATGTCGTGGGTCGCATCGCCTTTGATCTCGGGTTGTGTTGCTGCCTTTCTGTTTGGAATGGTCAAATATTTTGTAATGAAGACGGACAATCCCTACCAGCGAGCCTACTACACCTTCCCCATTGTTCTTACGATTGGACTCGGTATTGATATCTTCTACATTCTGTACAAGGCGAGTTCCAATTTTTCGGGATTTTCTGACAAACTCGAGCTGTACTGGGTTCTTCCTACATCCTTTGGTATTGGTCTCTTTGCTGGTATCTTGTGGATCTTCGTATTTGGTCCTTGCGCCAAGAAGCGTGTTGAACATTTGAAGATCACGAGGGACGAGGCTGAGCACGAAGCTACTACTTGCGATCCCGAATCAACTCCGGGATCTATAGCTGAGGATCGCAAAGCGTCAAACAGCCGCGAGGAGATTCACGATCTCGATGACAGCGGGCATCCCATGAAGGAGTCGACCGACGAACCAAGTTCAGAAGAAAAATCGCCCTCGACCATCGTCGATAACCTCAAGCTCTTGTCTAAAAAATTTGGAGATTCTACTTACAACCAAGATCTCCATGCTCAGTCTATGCATGAGAATCCCCGCACAGCCGAGATTTGGGAGCAGGGTGAAGTCTACGACCCGGATGCAGAAATGCTCTTTTCATACGTCCAGGTCTTCACTGCTTGCCTAAACTCTTTTGCCCACGGTGCCAATGACGTGTCCAACACGATTGCTCCTTTGAGTGCCATTATCCAGCTCTACCAGGATGGTGTTGTTGAGAAGAAATCGGAAGTTCAAAAGTGGGTTCTCGCTTATGGAGGCATTGCCATTGTTCTCGGTCTCGCTCTCTACGGATACCGTGTAATGAAGTCGGTCGGCTACAAACTGACTCGCTTGTCCCCTTCGCGCGGCGCTTCAGCCGAGCTTGCCGCTTCGTTGACAGTTGTGACCGCTTCTTTTCTCTCGATTCCAGTGTCGTCGACCCAGTGCATCGTTGGCGCCGTCTCGGGGGTTGGTTTGATTGGCGGCTGGAAGAATGTCCAGTGGCTCTTCCTTGCCCGTGTTTGTGTTGGATGGGTCGTGCTGTTCTTTGTCGCGGTGTTGCTCTCGGCTGGggtcttttcctttggagCTTTTTCCCCCTCTGCCTGAGACAGCTTGCGCATGCCCATGCACTGGATCCGTTTAAACAATGGGTAGAATATCCCAATTTGAGTAGCACTTAAAATAATTCCATGAATATATATGCATTCATAAATTGGAATAGTGCTTGCTGTTAGTTTCATGAATGACATATATGAAAAATAACTTGTATAACAGTGAATTCATAAATCAAAGAAAGAGAGGAAACTGTAAACTATTGGAAGGAGAAAGAGAATGCTGTAATAGCGAAAGAGTTTGAAAGTAACAACAGGCTTATACCATCATTACTTTTGGTTTTCGTTTGTCGTCGACGTTTGTATCCTCCCTATCGTCATCATGATTGCCACTCTCGCGTCCGTCTTCTTGCCCTTCTTCTGCAGCACCCGTCTCGGCATCATCATAAATTGCACAGCTCGTGTCTTCTTCGTTTTGACTCGTCGCGAGCTCCAGATGCGCTTCACCAGCTTCTTCCGGAAATCCTTCCCCTACCACATACCCAGACTCGGTGTACTCGTCGAACTTGCGCCCCATAAAGGTGGCATTCCATATTAAAAAGGAAGCCACGGCCATGCCGACCAAACTGCCGTTGGCGACTAGTCGAGTGGCACTATCGGAAAAGGCGTTGGTCACTACCGAACCCATCGCTTTACTACCCCGTGCTCCGAAAATATCGATCCAAGATTTGGCCTTGTAGCGGACAGCTGAACTTGTGGGCTGGTACAACATTTCTTTGGTAGGATTGTTGAGTGCGTACGAGCAGGCTTTCAGTGTAATCATGGCCCCAAACACCACGTAGAGCGTCGGCCGAAATCGGACAAAAATTATAACGGCCAAGCAGAGCGATGGGAATAGAAGCAGGGTCAAGCGCAAGCCCAAATATCGAATGACTGCCGAAGTACCAAAGAGACTGAGcagaaaggaaagtgtaTTGGTGGCTTGCCCAAAAAGACCCATGAAAGTCGTAAAAGCGGCCGTAGCGGCTTCAGACATGCCGTGATCACCGTTATCCGCGTAGCAACTCATCCCTATTTCGCAAGGATGCTCTTCGGCAAAAAAGTCGCGCGCCAACACTTTAAGCGTAAAGTCGACAATCCTGAGGAAACAAGCAACACGAGTGTCAGCGAGCGTTGCAACGTTCCAATATCGGATGCACCAACTTTGTTCCAATACGTACGTGACTTCCACCATGAACAGACACGAAATGGCGAAAATTCCTTTGATGTAATGGTGTTTCCAAAAGAGTTTGAGTCCTTCCAATATATCCGCCTTGGGTTTCTGTTTCGAGgccgccttggcggcggtggcggcggcacTGGCGGCATTGCGCTCGATCGTTCCGTAGACACGAATGTAACCGTACATGGTGCCCTGCAGGAGGAGCATGCAGACGGCCCCGACGGCGTAACACTTGGCGACGCCCCACGTCGCGGCGTAGGCGTTAACGACGGTCGGACCCAAAATACTACCCAGTTGTGCCGTTGCGACCATGACACCGTAACTGGCCTTGGCGGTTTCGAGAGAAATGTTGGAATTGGCAAAACTCCAAAACAAACTGACCATGACGGAACCGAAGCTTTCGATCGAGCAGTAGCTGATCCAACCCAGAACGCGCATTGGGTTGGGTTGTTGATTGGCGAGTCCCAAGGTGGGATGCATCAACAAAGCTGCAATGAGCGAGAAAAGACCAAAGTAAAAGGTTCCAAAAATGTAAAAGAGTTTGTGTCGGGGAATATCGGAATCAAGAAAATGGTTGTAAACGGAAACTACGGCGAGGACGACTACCACGGAGAGCATTTTTGCCTTGGGAATGACACTCACGCCGCAGAGAGCCGTGAGAACGGGATCTTTGAGGGATCGCAGTAACCAGTATCCACCGATCATAAAAAAGAGCGTGGTAGCGAGACACAATGTGCGCAGCATTTCACTCGGAGGCAATTGATCTCCGTACAATCGTTGGTAGATGTTTTCGAGAGCACGCAGCATACGACTCCACGTGCGATTTCCTGGACGCGACTCCCACAAGGGACGGtccaagaaatcatcttccTGTTCCGTAtcactgtcgtcgtcactcagaaggtcgtcgtcgttgtcgccCGTGTTCCTGTTGGTCCGTgcgttctttttcttcttgttgttggatCGCCCGCCGCTCACGAGACTCTGCCCTGCCGCATTGCGACTTTCGGAATCCTCCGCAGCGGAGCGGGATGGATTCGTTCCAGTGTCGGTAGACATTCGGTTCCAATCTTCGCTGCCGGGCTCCCCACTACCGCCGGAAGAGTTTTCTAAATCTCTAGCCAGCTTTTGGGCCTCGGCAGATTGCATCGGAAACGGATCGTGACGGCGCACCATCTTTTCTACAGCCCAAGGCTTGCGCGATGCTATGGTCAGTCAAAACTGGACCGACAAT
It includes:
- a CDS encoding predicted protein, with translation MSVDMSPFLWIAVLGGICGFGYGFFIGANDVANAFASSVSSKSVTLKQAVIIASIFEFSGAFFLGASVTGTIRSKIIDINLYIDEPELLMFGMFTSLLSAVIMLAIATRFGLPVSTTHDIVGCIMGFSIAAKGFDSVDWDVARKLFMSWVASPLISGCVAAFLFGMVKYFVMKTDNPYQRAYYTFPIVLTIGLGIDIFYILYKASSNFSGFSDKLELYWVLPTSFGIGLFAGILWIFVFGPCAKKPEDRKASNSREEIHDLDDSGHPMKESTDEPSSEEKSPSTIVDNLKLLSKKFGDSTYNQDLHAQSMHENPRTAEIWEQGEVYDPDAEMLFSYVQVFTACLNSFAHGANDVSNTIAPLSAIIQLYQDGVVEKKSEVQKWVLAYGGIAIVLGLALYGYRVMKSVGYKLTRLSPSRGASAELAASLTVVTASFLSIPVSSTQCIVGAVSGVGLIGGWKNVQWLFLARVCVGWVVLFFVAVLLSAGVFSFGAFSPSA
- the NTT3 gene encoding nucleotide transporter 3 (Similar to bacterial and plastidic nucleotide transporters (NTTs)), with product MVRRHDPFPMQSAEAQKLARDLENSSGGSGEPGSEDWNRMSTDTGTNPSRSAAEDSESRNAAGQSLVSGGRSNNKKKKNARTNRNTGDNDDDLLSDDDSDTEQEDDFLDRPLWESRPGNRTWSRMLRALENIYQRLYGDQLPPSEMLRTLCLATTLFFMIGGYWLLRSLKDPVLTALCGVSVIPKAKMLSVVVVLAVVSVYNHFLDSDIPRHKLFYIFGTFYFGLFSLIAALLMHPTLGLANQQPNPMRVLGWISYCSIESFGSVMVSLFWSFANSNISLETAKASYGVMVATAQLGSILGPTVVNAYAATWGVAKCYAVGAVCMLLLQGTMYGYIRVYGTIERNAASAAATAAKAASKQKPKADILEGLKLFWKHHYIKGIFAISCLFMVEVTIVDFTLKVLARDFFAEEHPCEIGMSCYADNGDHGMSEAATAAFTTFMGLFGQATNTLSFLLSLFGTSAVIRYLGLRLTLLLFPSLCLAVIIFVRFRPTLYVVFGAMITLKACSYALNNPTKEMLYQPTSSAVRYKAKSWIDIFGARGSKAMGSVVTNAFSDSATRLVANGSLVGMAVASFLIWNATFMGRKFDEYTESGYVVGEGFPEEAGEAHLELATSQNEEDTSCAIYDDAETGAAEEGQEDGRESGNHDDDREDTNVDDKRKPKVMMV
- a CDS encoding predicted protein, whose translation is MAYEDVEADSEYWYPTHNSLLTKIRVWVSVKGYGNSDGASKGILGGLSDGNDKGCKDGEANGIPNAFNNGAIEGFDDSVADVALEGTPDDKALELPGGDEDF